In Diabrotica undecimpunctata isolate CICGRU chromosome 4, icDiaUnde3, whole genome shotgun sequence, a single genomic region encodes these proteins:
- the LOC140440209 gene encoding diuretic hormone receptor-like isoform X1: MNWEQDLSPLDHDTPNTYERTMYEDYDYDSGINKTVTIDDCKEEFSNQTQYLQQNYPDDFCKVAFDSLVCWPPTRKNEVATIQCFAELFEVKYDTTQNATRLCTENGTWAKQNFSMCKELLLEKVEMQEDTTQTIFFVGFIISLITLTIAVAIFMYFKDLHCLRNKIHINLMWSYILMYCSWIMMLILINYKSEILFCGFGTMLLHYSHVSTFFWMFVEGMYLYILVVKTLRHDTFKLRIYVSIGWGAPLIIVILWAVIKGLVTVKDSNCFWLQNDLLDWIYLSPPLLVICLNLVFLVQIMWVLITKLRSSPTVEHKQHYKAARALLVLMPLLGVTWAVTIYVPAGTINTKLFEYIQTVLLSTQGLMIALFYCFLNTEVQNSIKHNFNLWKDRRSLGSHRFWSNSAHHHRRHTEWTLVNADDIEHPPANETQITNHVDGNQTDKTNNIQTTRFGSI; the protein is encoded by the exons ATGAACTGGGAGCAGGATTTAAGTCCCTTAGATCACGATACGCCAAATACATATGAGAGAACCATGTATGAAGATTACGACTACGATTCCGGCATTAACAAAACAGTTACGATCGACGACTGTAAGGAGGAGTTTTCTAATCAAACACAATATCTTCAGCAAAATTATCCAGATGATTTTTGTAAGGTAGCATTCGATAGTCTAGTGTGTTGGCCTCCTACGCGGAAAAATGAAGTTGCTACTATTCAATGTTTCGCTGAATTGTTTGAGGTTAAATATGACACAACAC AAAACGCCACGCGGTTATGTACAGAGAACGGAACGTGGgcaaaacaaaatttttccaTGTGCAAGGAACTTTTGCTGGAGAAAGTTGAAATGCAAGAAGACACGACCCAAACAATATTCTTCGTGGGTTTTATCATAAGTCTAATAACTTTAACGATAGCTGTAGCAATTTTCATGTATTTTAA agATCTGCATTGTCTTAGGAATAAAATCCACATAAACCTTATGTGGTCATATATTTTAATGTACTGCAGTTGGATCATGATGCTTATATTA ATTAATTACAAGAGCGAAATATTGTTCTGTGGGTTTGGTACCATGCTGTTGCATTACTCCCATGTTTCTACTTTCTTTTGGATGTTCGTTGAGG GAATGTATCTCTATATTCTTGTCGTTAAAACTCTCAGACATGATACTTTTAAGTTGCGGATATACGTCAGCATTGGATGGG GTGCTCCGTTGATCATCGTCATTTTATGGGCCGTAATTAAGGGACTAGTAACTGTAAAGGATAGCAAT TGTTTTTGGTTACAAAACGATCTTCTAGACTGGATTTACCTATCTCCACCTCTACTAGTTATTTGTCTAAATCTGGTATTCCTCGTCCAGATAATGTGGGTACTTATTACAAAACTTCGTTCATCTCCGACTGTAGAGCataaacagcactacaaggcagCGAGAGCTTTGTTGGTACTCATGCCCCTGCTGGGAGTGACATGGGCAGTCACTATTTACGTACCCGCCGGTACGATAAACACCAAGTTGTTCGAATACATACAGACAGTTCTGCTATCAACACAA GGTCTGATGATTGCtctgttttattgttttttgaatacagaagttcaaaattctattaaacaTAATTTCAATCTCTGGAAGGATAGACGATCATTGGGATCTCATCGTTTTTGGTCAAACTCGGCACATCATCATCG CAGGCATACCGAATGGACACTAGTAAATGCTGATGATATTGAACACCCACCAGCAAATGAGACCCAAATTACAAACCACGTAGATGGCAACCAAAccgataaaacaaataacattCAAACAACGCGTTTCGGTTCGATTTGA
- the LOC140440209 gene encoding diuretic hormone receptor-like isoform X2, with product MNWEQDLSPLDHDTPNTYERTMYEDYDYDSGINKTVTIDDCKEEFSNQTQYLQQNYPDDFCKVAFDSLVCWPPTRKNEVATIQCFAELFEVKYDTTQNATRLCTENGTWAKQNFSMCKELLLEKVEMQEDTTQTIFFVGFIISLITLTIAVAIFMYFKDLHCLRNKIHINLMWSYILMYCSWIMMLILINYKSEILFCGFGTMLLHYSHVSTFFWMFVEGMYLYILVVKTLRHDTFKLRIYVSIGWGAPLIIVILWAVIKGLVTVKDSNCFWLQNDLLDWIYLSPPLLVICLNLVFLVQIMWVLITKLRSSPTVEHKQHYKAARALLVLMPLLGVTWAVTIYVPAGTINTKLFEYIQTVLLSTQGLMIALFYCFLNTEVQNSIKHNFNLWKDRRSLGSHRFWSNSAHHHRHTEWTLVNADDIEHPPANETQITNHVDGNQTDKTNNIQTTRFGSI from the exons ATGAACTGGGAGCAGGATTTAAGTCCCTTAGATCACGATACGCCAAATACATATGAGAGAACCATGTATGAAGATTACGACTACGATTCCGGCATTAACAAAACAGTTACGATCGACGACTGTAAGGAGGAGTTTTCTAATCAAACACAATATCTTCAGCAAAATTATCCAGATGATTTTTGTAAGGTAGCATTCGATAGTCTAGTGTGTTGGCCTCCTACGCGGAAAAATGAAGTTGCTACTATTCAATGTTTCGCTGAATTGTTTGAGGTTAAATATGACACAACAC AAAACGCCACGCGGTTATGTACAGAGAACGGAACGTGGgcaaaacaaaatttttccaTGTGCAAGGAACTTTTGCTGGAGAAAGTTGAAATGCAAGAAGACACGACCCAAACAATATTCTTCGTGGGTTTTATCATAAGTCTAATAACTTTAACGATAGCTGTAGCAATTTTCATGTATTTTAA agATCTGCATTGTCTTAGGAATAAAATCCACATAAACCTTATGTGGTCATATATTTTAATGTACTGCAGTTGGATCATGATGCTTATATTA ATTAATTACAAGAGCGAAATATTGTTCTGTGGGTTTGGTACCATGCTGTTGCATTACTCCCATGTTTCTACTTTCTTTTGGATGTTCGTTGAGG GAATGTATCTCTATATTCTTGTCGTTAAAACTCTCAGACATGATACTTTTAAGTTGCGGATATACGTCAGCATTGGATGGG GTGCTCCGTTGATCATCGTCATTTTATGGGCCGTAATTAAGGGACTAGTAACTGTAAAGGATAGCAAT TGTTTTTGGTTACAAAACGATCTTCTAGACTGGATTTACCTATCTCCACCTCTACTAGTTATTTGTCTAAATCTGGTATTCCTCGTCCAGATAATGTGGGTACTTATTACAAAACTTCGTTCATCTCCGACTGTAGAGCataaacagcactacaaggcagCGAGAGCTTTGTTGGTACTCATGCCCCTGCTGGGAGTGACATGGGCAGTCACTATTTACGTACCCGCCGGTACGATAAACACCAAGTTGTTCGAATACATACAGACAGTTCTGCTATCAACACAA GGTCTGATGATTGCtctgttttattgttttttgaatacagaagttcaaaattctattaaacaTAATTTCAATCTCTGGAAGGATAGACGATCATTGGGATCTCATCGTTTTTGGTCAAACTCGGCACATCATCATCG GCATACCGAATGGACACTAGTAAATGCTGATGATATTGAACACCCACCAGCAAATGAGACCCAAATTACAAACCACGTAGATGGCAACCAAAccgataaaacaaataacattCAAACAACGCGTTTCGGTTCGATTTGA